A window of the Hordeum vulgare subsp. vulgare chromosome 5H, MorexV3_pseudomolecules_assembly, whole genome shotgun sequence genome harbors these coding sequences:
- the LOC123395747 gene encoding uncharacterized protein LOC123395747, translated as MRGSRADLEIQDLQAAMELRSHSSCTSPLQALVESIRRHPWPTTSPMALEEATPASSPPHCIKNIFGGRCIQSQDLRISHEYFSESWAFVSSISFCWHRPDQALYVGSLTSTFRRPNSYVQYHADRFFLRQGARTKLASKQPSSWMDFTRCPASFEYEPDEVVAGTLENTRMQDNTKTPRLMATGACRS; from the exons ATGCGCGGCAGCAGGGCTGACTTGGAGATCCAAGACCTCCAAGCCGCCATGGAGCTCCGATCCCACAGCAGCTGCACTTCCCCCCTTCAAG CCCTTGTGGAGTCCATCCGGCGCCACCCCTGGCCAACAACCAGCCCAATGGCCTTAGAGGAGGCGACACCAGCATCTTCTCCACCTCACTGCATAAAAAAT ATATTTGGAGGACGATGTATTCAATCGCAGGACCTCAGGATTTCACACGAGTACTTCTCTGAATCATGGGCATTTGTTTCCAGTATTTCATTTTGTTGGCACAGGCCCGATCAAGCGTTGTACGTCGGCTCCTTGACGAGTACTTTCCGTCGACCGAACTCGTACGTACAATACCACGCTGATCGATTCTTCCTGAGACAAGGTGCACGTACAAAGCTAGCTAGCAAGCAGCCTAGTAGCTGGATGGATTTTACTCGGTGTCCAGCTAGCTTCGAATACGAGCCAGATGAAGTTGTCGCCGGAACACTGGAAAATACACGCATGCAAGACAACACTAAGACGCCAAGATTGATGGCTACGGGAGCATGTCGCTCCTGA